TCCCTGTATTCAATAGAATCTCTGTATTTGTTCCAATGTCTATGAGTAGACATGGCTCTTCACATTTGTTTAGCTCTACAGCTATAGCATCTGCAACAGCATCTCCACCAACATATCCAGCTATATTTGGAAATGTATATACAACTCCATTCTCATTGATTTTCAATCCTATATCTCTAGCCCTAAGCCTTAGCCCCCTCATACTTATAGGTACATATGGTGCTATCGCTAAATATCTTATTTCTACACCAAGGAATAGATGATGCATAACAGTATTACCAACAACAACAGCTTCATAGATATTCTCCCTCTGGACACCAGCCCTCGAGATAACTCTATCAATCAAACTATTTATTCCCTGAACAACAAGATTTTGAAGCTTAACAAGATTCTCCCTATCCTTTAACGCATATGTAACTCTAGATATTATATCTGCACCAAAAGATATCTGGGGATTAGGCATAGACTCTATAGCTATAGTCTCACCAGAGACTAGATCAACTAGATGGAGAACAATCTTAGATGTACCAATATCTATAGCTATACCATACATCCTCTTACTGGTATCCCCAGGCTCAACATCTATAACCTTCTCATTATTCCATAGAGCTATGGTTATATTCCATTTAGCTACTCTAGCTACCTCAGGAATCTTTCTAATAACATCTATAGGTATCTCAATATTGTCTAGACCAGAATCTATTCTCTCTAGAATCCTATCTATATCTGGTTTAGGATCCTCAAGACTAGGTATAGGAGCAGATATAAAGATTTTTCTTATAGCTGGTTCCAATGGAATGCTTCTCTCATAGCCAATATCAGCAGATCTATACCTCTGAAAAACACTTTCAGGGGGTATAGTAACTCTAAACTCACCACTAAGAAGCTTTACCTGGCATGCCAATCTATATCCTTGGGAGATACCCTTATCACCAAGAATCTTAATCTCATTGGGTGTAGGTGGAGATAGTTCTCCTCTACCCTCAACTATAACCTTACACTTACCACATATACCAATACCACCACATTCAGCTCTAATAGGTATTCCTATAGATCTAGCAATATCTAGAAATGTTCTACCAGATAAACTCTCTACATATCTATTATACGGCTTTATCTCTACCATAACCTCCTTAGACATCTATATTCACAGCATAGCTCAAAATATCAATTCCAACTTTATAAATCTTAGATGAGAAGATATTTACATAAACGATGAAAGAAACTCCATAGATGATAAAATACTGTGTTTATAAACCTTTAGAGAGTTTTTAACCATAGGTGGTATAAACATGGCTGTAAAGACATCTATAGCTGTAATAGCCATTATAATAGCTCTTATAGCAGGAATAGGAATAGGATATATAATTACACCTACACCACCAGCTACAACCATTACAACTACAGCTCTTAAAACAGAGACAATAACAGTAACACCAACATCTGTTGGTGTTCAATATACACCTCCAGAGAAGATTAAAGCTGCATGGATCTATGTTGGTCCTGTGGGAGATTATGGATGGTCATATATGCATGATGTTGGGAGGAGAGTTGTAGCTGAGCTATATAAAGACTGGCTAGAGACTACATATTATGAGTCTATCTCTAAGGAGGGTGTAGCTAGTGTTATAGATGACCTAGTTAGAAAAGGGTATACAGTAATATTTACTACAAGCTTTGACCATATGGATCCTACATATGATAAAGCAAAGGAGTATCCAAATATAATGTTCTTCCACTGCTCTGGCTATAAAAGAGCTCCTAATATGGGGACATACTTTGCTGATCTATATCAGATATACTACCTCAATGGACTTATGGCAGGTGCTCTCACAAAGACAGGTAAACTTGGATATATAGCAGCTCACACTATTCCAGAGGTTGTAAGACATATCAATGCCTTTGCTATAGGGGCTATGGAGATGGGCAGACTTCTTGGTAAGAATATTACTGTATATGTAATTGAAATTGGTGATTGGGTAGCACCTGATAAGGCTAGGGCAGCTGCAGAAACCCTTGTTAGAGAATACAATGTTGATGCAATTGCATTTACTGAAGATACTACTGCAACTGTAGAATTTGCACAGAAACTATATAGAGATGAAGGTAAGCAGATATACGTATTTAGCCACTATAGCCCTATGTATAGCTCTGGACCCGATGTTGTTGTTAGTGGACAGCTAGTAAGATGGGAGGTAATATATGCAGATATATTAGCTAAGGTAAAAGCAGGTATCTATAGACCTGACAATCTTGAAAATGTTGATTATTGGTATCTACTGAATACAGGAGCTGTAGAGCTAGGGGCAGAGGTTTATCCAAATGGTACTATCATGATGATTAGCCCAAAGTTTATACCAGTTCTTAAAGAGATAATGGTTAGAGATCCTATATATGGAGATACTGTATCAGTCTATGACTATGTGATGAGGAGATACTACTTAATGAAGGAAGCACCAATGCTACAATCGCTACAAGGTACAGCTATAACACATCTATATGAATCATTATCAAGCGTATCAACAGGTGCAAAATATGTACCAATACAGATAATAGCACCAATGTTCGACCCGTTTACAGGGCCTTTACAGGGATACTGTATAGCTCAGTACTCAAGATTCTGTCAAGGAAAACCAGCAGGGACAGAGATAACAGTTCCTGCTGGAGAGAGACTTACACATGATGATCTATGGAATATGGATTGGTTTGTAAAAGGAGTTATCTATATGGGTATGAAATAGCTTAAAATATTTTTTACTACACTTTTTATCTAGCTCAATAGTATAACAGGTATTGATTATGGGTGTTATTGTTAATGCATTGAATATAGTAAAACGCTTTGGAAGTATCATAGCTCTAGATAATGTTTCTATACAGATTTTTGAGAGTGAGATTCTCGGATTACTTGGAGAGAATGGTTCTGGAAAATCAACATTTGCAAAAATTCTCTATGGAGTCTATACACCTGATAAGGGAGTTATAGAGATTAATGGTAGAAGAGTCTTTCTCTCTTCTCCAAGTGATGCTAAGAAGCTAGGAATAGTAATGATTAGCCAAAGACCTCAGTTGATAGATGAGCTTACAGCTGTTGAAAATATAGCAATGTTTCTCAATATATCTATAGATGCTGTGTATAGAAAAGCTTTAGCTATTTCGAAAGATCTTGGGATAGGTATAGATCTTAGAAAACCTGTGTATATGCTTAGCTATACTGAGAAACAATTTGTTGAATTGATAAAGAGTATTATGGCTAGGCCAAAGCTATTAATAGTTGATGAAACTACAACATATCTACCAAAAGATGTTAGGGAGAAATTCTATAGAGCTTTAAAGACTATTAATCTAAGTGGTGCAGGGGTAGTATTTATTACACATAAGATACCTGAGGCTATAGAGGTTTGTGATAGAATTGCTGTTTTGAGAAATGGTAAACTTGTAGGTATATTTAATAAAGGGGATGTAGATGTAGATATGCTTAGAAAGGCTATGTTTGGAGAGAGAAGTCTTTATATAGAGAAGAGGGAGGTTAGACAGGTTGTAGGAGATAAACCTATGCTGATATTAGATAATATCACTATATTCAATGAATACAAATTGAAGGCTGTAGATAATCTCTCACTCAATGTCTATAGAGGGGAAATAGTATCAATAGTAGGTATAGCTGGTAATGGTCAGAAGGAGCTTTGTGAAGGTATAGCTGGTTTTATTCCTCTGGCTAGAGGGAGAATAATATTCAATGGCATTGATATATCTAGGAAGAGTGTATATGAACGTATATCTATGGGCATTAGATATATTCCTGAAGATCCTTTTAGAGATAGCGTAGCTACAGATCTAACTCTATATGAGAATATAAGAATGTTTTTATCGGGTAAGATAAGTTATGATGATGTTATTAGATATGTAAAAGAACTTGGAATATATCCACTAGATCCAAAGATAAAGGCTTATAAGTTATCCGGTGGAAATATACAGAAAACATCTCTAATTAGACTATATCAAAATGGAATTAAACTCATTATAGCACATAACCCTACTAGAATGTTAGATGAGGCAAGTAGTGCCATGGTTTTAAAGAAATTCAGAGAGTTGTCTAGCCATGGAATATCAATACTTCTTGTAACTGAAGATATAGAGGAGGCTTTATCAATAAGTGATAGAATAGCTGTAATATCTAGGGGAAGGATTAGGGCTATACATAGTTCTAGCGATATAGATTTAGATACTATAGAGAGGGAGATGACGGAATATGCTTAAGATAGCTGTTGTAAGGAGAGAGTTATCTCTATGGAAAAACATTATCTTGAGAATCTCTATAGCATTAATAGGCATTGTACTAATATCACTTATAGTATCTATATCGATGGGGATAGACTTCATTAAAATTCTTAGCAAGGTACTATCTGTATTCATAAGTCTTGACCCACTGAGATATGTTCAAGTATTTCTACCTATTGCACTAGGGCTGAGTATAGCTTATCATGCAAAGCTTTGGAATCTGGGTGCTGAAGGACAGTTGGTTATGGGGGCAATAGGTGCAACATTTATTGCTCTCTTTACACCATTTGGTAGAATGGATATAGTAGGACCTTGTATTGAGATAATTGCATCTATGGCAATGGGAATTCTATGGGCATTGATACCAGCTCTATTAAGAATATATCTAGGTGTTAATGAGGCTTTAACATCGCTAATGCTAAACTATGTAGCTTACTATATAGCTAACTATTTAGTTTATGGTCCTTGGAAAGGAAGAGGTGTCTATGGATATCCAGAGACTGATATGATTCCAGAGGCATCGAGAATACCTAGAGTATATGGATATAGCTTTTCAATATACCCAATAATTCTCTCCATAATAATTATGGCTATTCTATGGATATTCCTATATAGAACTCGTATTGGTATAGCTATAAGAGCTCTTGGATCTAGCCCTAGAGCTCTAGAGATAAGTGGGATCTCAACTAGAAGGATTATTCTATTAGCATTTATAATCTCTGGAGCATTAGCAGGATTTGCTGGTGGTTCAGAGGTTCTAACCTATCATAGAAAACTAGTTCCAGGGGAGAAAATAGGTGCTGGAATGGGATATACAGCAATTATGGTTGCATGGTTTGCACAACTACATCCTCTTCTAATCCCATTATCTTCATACTATGTAAGTTCTCTCTATGTTGTAAGAATGTTTATACAGGAGGGGACAGCTATAGGTGACGCTGTTGCTAGAATGTTTATAGGCACTATATTTATTCTAATATTGATAACAGAGTTTATTGCTAGATACAAACTGGTGGTTAAGATATGATTGAAGTGTTATTTAATCCATTTAATCTATCAATACTACTGTTTGTTCTTGGAGATATTATTGTTGAGAGAAGTGGTATTATTAATCTTGCTATCGATGGAGCAATAGCACTATTTATATCAGTAGCATTTATATTGACACAGAGGTATGGTCCGATCAATTCCTTGTTATATACATCGCTAATAGCAATAGCCTTAGCTCTATTAATATCACTATTGATAAATGTTCTACATTCATCACATATATTAACAGGGCTTTCACTAAATATAGCATTATATGGACTTAGTGCATATATTGGAACACAGTTTCAGATAGGTACAACAATTGGAAAAACTGTTAGATTGAGTACATGGCAAATACTACTAATATCCATAGGTGTAACATTAGCTGTATGGTGGTTTCTATATAGGACTCGTATTGGTATAGCTATAAGGGCTTGTGGCTATAATCCTAGAGCAGCAGATCATATCGGTGTTAGAGTATGGCTATATAGGACCGTGGCATTGGTTATTGGATATATTGTAATAGCTATTGGCGCATATATACACATAGTTATATATAGAGGTGGATGGAGAGCATACACAGGGATAGGTCTAGGATTTGTATCGCTAGCCCTAGCAATGGCCTCGACATGGCATCCCCTACTAGGTCTTCCAATATCAATACTCTTTGGATATATGTATACATCTCTCTATGGCTTACAAATAAGATATGGTATACCCTCACCTATACTTGATATGGCACCATTTATTGCCTCTATAGCTATAGTAACTATAATCATGGTTACACCACTAGGTAAGAAACTAGGTATGCCAAAGGCCTTGGGAGAGATATACTTTAAGGAGGAAAGAGCTGTTTAGATAAGATAGATATTGAGGTATTATCAACATAGTTTTTGATTGTATTACTATGAAACTATGAAAATATATTTCTAGGGAAATGAGTTAGAGATTCAATAATACAATACTTCTTATAATATCAGCTACATCCTCACATTTGTCAGCAGCATTTTCGATAGAATCTATAATCTCCTTCAATATTAGGCATGTAGATATCTTTACCTCATTACATATATTAAGAATTTCTCTAAGAGTCTCTACTCTCACATCATCTACGAATTCCTCTATCCTCTCAGCTATTGCTAATACATCTCTAGGATCTTCAATAAGCTTTCTTGCTGCATCCCCTATAAGTTTAGCTGCTTCATAAACCATTGATGCCATTGACATAAAAGCTTTCATAATATTTTCAGGTATTTTCTCATTAATATCAATGAACGTTATTCTTCTGCTCCATGCCTTTGCATAGGCAGCAATATCATCTGTTGTAAATACAAGTCTAATTACATCTTCTCTATCTATAGGATGGAACGTTCCTTGTGAGAGATCCTGAAAGATTCTCCTCTTTATATTATCAGCCTCCTCCTCAAGCCTAAAAACATTTTTGCCACTCCTTCTCTATAGAAGCTAGATCCCTTCTATGATATGCCTCTACAATGTTTTTAGCATGTTCTATAACCTCTATAACCTTATTCACATGATCCATATATAGTAGCATAACTTCTCTATGTCTACGCCTAGATATCCAGCCCCATGTACTCAAAAATCACACCCAGTATCTATATAATCCATGATAAGAAGTAATAAATTCCCATGCTTAGTAATGCTACAAGAGGTAGTGTCAACATCCATGACATGAATATGAATATAGCTATTTTTAGATCAATTGCATGTATATCTCTACTCTTTATAATTCCAACACCAATTATGGATCCCACTACAGCATATGTTGTAGAAATAGGCATTCCATAACCAAATAGTATATATGGTACTGTAGTAAAGAGCCAAACTGTAAAAGCATTTGAAAATCCAGCTGCAACAGCTGTATAAATATCTAAACGAGTAATTCTATAGGCCATAGTTCTAACAACTCTCTGCCCTAGTACTAATCCTCCTAATGCTATGAAGAGCGATGCAAAAAGCGATAATACTCTCATAGATATAGATTCTGAAATCCCAAAGATATTAGATGTGATATGTACATAGACACCAGTAACATTAGCAACATAATTAGCACCGAATGAACATGCTGAAAATATTGATAGAAGTATTATCAATATCCTTAATATAGATTCATTTAGATTTCTAATTCTCATGAGAATAGAGTAGAAAAGAATAGCTAGAGCCATAGCAGCTAGAGGAGAGACGATCCAGCTAAGAATAATCTTTACAATAACATCTATA
Above is a genomic segment from Ignisphaera aggregans DSM 17230 containing:
- a CDS encoding ferredoxin (COGs: COG3894 Uncharacterized metal-binding protein~InterPro IPR001041~KEGG: afu:AF0010 hypothetical protein~PFAM: ferredoxin~SPTR: O30225 Putative uncharacterized protein~PFAM: 2Fe-2S iron-sulfur cluster binding domain), whose amino-acid sequence is MVEIKPYNRYVESLSGRTFLDIARSIGIPIRAECGGIGICGKCKVIVEGRGELSPPTPNEIKILGDKGISQGYRLACQVKLLSGEFRVTIPPESVFQRYRSADIGYERSIPLEPAIRKIFISAPIPSLEDPKPDIDRILERIDSGLDNIEIPIDVIRKIPEVARVAKWNITIALWNNEKVIDVEPGDTSKRMYGIAIDIGTSKIVLHLVDLVSGETIAIESMPNPQISFGADIISRVTYALKDRENLVKLQNLVVQGINSLIDRVISRAGVQRENIYEAVVVGNTVMHHLFLGVEIRYLAIAPYVPISMRGLRLRARDIGLKINENGVVYTFPNIAGYVGGDAVADAIAVELNKCEEPCLLIDIGTNTEILLNTGREIYACSTPAGPAFEGATMRFGMRAASGAIDQVFIYFDNDSRDYIVRYNVIDNVKPIGICGSGYIDIVANLYRLDIIDRRGRFNRDIDSKRIVLDDEEGPRFIVAWSSETGIGRDIAVYGKDINELILAKAAIASGIEIILRRAGIDAEDLSKIFIAGSFGSYINIENAIAIGLIPKVDTNKIVFVGNTAISGAKLALKSIKIRREAEELTRKVKYIELSIDPLFRKIFTENLSLP
- a CDS encoding basic membrane lipoprotein (COGs: COG1744 Uncharacterized ABC-type transport system periplasmic component/surface lipoprotein~InterPro IPR003760:IPR010916~KEGG: smr:Smar_0131 basic membrane lipoprotein~PFAM: basic membrane lipoprotein~SPTR: A3DKT4 Basic membrane lipoprotein~PFAM: Basic membrane protein) codes for the protein MAVKTSIAVIAIIIALIAGIGIGYIITPTPPATTITTTALKTETITVTPTSVGVQYTPPEKIKAAWIYVGPVGDYGWSYMHDVGRRVVAELYKDWLETTYYESISKEGVASVIDDLVRKGYTVIFTTSFDHMDPTYDKAKEYPNIMFFHCSGYKRAPNMGTYFADLYQIYYLNGLMAGALTKTGKLGYIAAHTIPEVVRHINAFAIGAMEMGRLLGKNITVYVIEIGDWVAPDKARAAAETLVREYNVDAIAFTEDTTATVEFAQKLYRDEGKQIYVFSHYSPMYSSGPDVVVSGQLVRWEVIYADILAKVKAGIYRPDNLENVDYWYLLNTGAVELGAEVYPNGTIMMISPKFIPVLKEIMVRDPIYGDTVSVYDYVMRRYYLMKEAPMLQSLQGTAITHLYESLSSVSTGAKYVPIQIIAPMFDPFTGPLQGYCIAQYSRFCQGKPAGTEITVPAGERLTHDDLWNMDWFVKGVIYMGMK
- a CDS encoding ABC transporter related (COGs: COG3845 ABC-type uncharacterized transport systems ATPase components~InterPro IPR003439:IPR003593~KEGG: smr:Smar_0132 ABC transporter related~PFAM: ABC transporter related~SMART: AAA ATPase~SPTR: A3DKT5 ABC transporter related~PFAM: ABC transporter) codes for the protein MGVIVNALNIVKRFGSIIALDNVSIQIFESEILGLLGENGSGKSTFAKILYGVYTPDKGVIEINGRRVFLSSPSDAKKLGIVMISQRPQLIDELTAVENIAMFLNISIDAVYRKALAISKDLGIGIDLRKPVYMLSYTEKQFVELIKSIMARPKLLIVDETTTYLPKDVREKFYRALKTINLSGAGVVFITHKIPEAIEVCDRIAVLRNGKLVGIFNKGDVDVDMLRKAMFGERSLYIEKREVRQVVGDKPMLILDNITIFNEYKLKAVDNLSLNVYRGEIVSIVGIAGNGQKELCEGIAGFIPLARGRIIFNGIDISRKSVYERISMGIRYIPEDPFRDSVATDLTLYENIRMFLSGKISYDDVIRYVKELGIYPLDPKIKAYKLSGGNIQKTSLIRLYQNGIKLIIAHNPTRMLDEASSAMVLKKFRELSSHGISILLVTEDIEEALSISDRIAVISRGRIRAIHSSSDIDLDTIEREMTEYA
- a CDS encoding inner-membrane translocator (COGs: COG4603 ABC-type uncharacterized transport system permease component~InterPro IPR001851~KEGG: dat:HRM2_06330 RbsC1~PFAM: inner-membrane translocator~SPTR: C0QIV7 RbsC1~PFAM: Branched-chain amino acid transport system / permease component), with amino-acid sequence MLKIAVVRRELSLWKNIILRISIALIGIVLISLIVSISMGIDFIKILSKVLSVFISLDPLRYVQVFLPIALGLSIAYHAKLWNLGAEGQLVMGAIGATFIALFTPFGRMDIVGPCIEIIASMAMGILWALIPALLRIYLGVNEALTSLMLNYVAYYIANYLVYGPWKGRGVYGYPETDMIPEASRIPRVYGYSFSIYPIILSIIIMAILWIFLYRTRIGIAIRALGSSPRALEISGISTRRIILLAFIISGALAGFAGGSEVLTYHRKLVPGEKIGAGMGYTAIMVAWFAQLHPLLIPLSSYYVSSLYVVRMFIQEGTAIGDAVARMFIGTIFILILITEFIARYKLVVKI
- a CDS encoding inner-membrane translocator (COGs: COG1079 ABC-type transport system permease component~InterPro IPR001851~KEGG: smr:Smar_0134 inner-membrane translocator~PFAM: inner-membrane translocator~SPTR: A3DKT7 Inner-membrane translocator~PFAM: Branched-chain amino acid transport system / permease component) gives rise to the protein MIEVLFNPFNLSILLFVLGDIIVERSGIINLAIDGAIALFISVAFILTQRYGPINSLLYTSLIAIALALLISLLINVLHSSHILTGLSLNIALYGLSAYIGTQFQIGTTIGKTVRLSTWQILLISIGVTLAVWWFLYRTRIGIAIRACGYNPRAADHIGVRVWLYRTVALVIGYIVIAIGAYIHIVIYRGGWRAYTGIGLGFVSLALAMASTWHPLLGLPISILFGYMYTSLYGLQIRYGIPSPILDMAPFIASIAIVTIIMVTPLGKKLGMPKALGEIYFKEERAV
- a CDS encoding phosphate transporter (COGs: COG0306 Phosphate/sulphate permease~InterPro IPR001204~KEGG: afu:AF1798 phosphate permease, putative~PFAM: phosphate transporter~SPTR: O28476 Putative phosphate permease AF_1798~PFAM: Phosphate transporter family) — its product is MSYIGILLGLGLSAAIAWSIGANDMANSISIAVGSNAIRYKYAVLIFIFSQLLGAVLQGYMVMKTLGSGVVPNMNIVGAISSVIAAFLWIVIMTLKGLPISTTHSITSAVIGIGIAYKFINHIDNSINIDVIVKIILSWIVSPLAAMALAILFYSILMRIRNLNESILRILIILLSIFSACSFGANYVANVTGVYVHITSNIFGISESISMRVLSLFASLFIALGGLVLGQRVVRTMAYRITRLDIYTAVAAGFSNAFTVWLFTTVPYILFGYGMPISTTYAVVGSIIGVGIIKSRDIHAIDLKIAIFIFMSWMLTLPLVALLSMGIYYFLSWII